A stretch of the Psychroserpens sp. Hel_I_66 genome encodes the following:
- a CDS encoding MmcQ/YjbR family DNA-binding protein, whose amino-acid sequence MNIEQLRTYCLAKKAVTEDFPFDQDTLVFKVLGKMFALFPLEKWEKGEGYVNLKCDPDYALELREEYDSIKPGWHMSKTHWNSVHTSSGELSPKLVCELIDHSYDMVVKGMTKKMREKLQ is encoded by the coding sequence ATGAATATTGAACAATTGAGAACCTATTGCTTAGCTAAAAAAGCAGTTACCGAAGATTTTCCGTTTGACCAAGATACACTTGTATTTAAGGTCTTGGGAAAGATGTTTGCGCTATTTCCGTTAGAAAAATGGGAAAAAGGCGAAGGCTATGTCAATCTCAAATGTGATCCAGATTATGCTCTTGAACTTCGTGAAGAGTACGACAGTATAAAACCAGGTTGGCACATGAGTAAGACCCATTGGAATTCTGTTCACACAAGCTCAGGAGAATTATCACCAAAACTGGTTTGCGAACTCATAGATCATTCTTACGATATGGTAGTAAAGGGGATGACCAAAAAAATGCGTGAAAAATTACAGTAA
- a CDS encoding outer membrane beta-barrel protein, with amino-acid sequence MNSNNKLQKLSILIIAFVCFSYSYAQKPTNLIKAQIALGINSPSQSGFVEGFQAQSVNFPTVNLGVQYMFKPQLGGKLDFGFNRFSSDDNSLDFKTNYTRINAQLVYDPTVSIGFLPPQIGLVTHAGPGYSFIKPLGEFGNNKTSYLNLMAGLEVHYALSQYMSLYTDVSYIAGFGSDFDTITDGFGSFNGNLLTITFGITFSLSGCQYC; translated from the coding sequence ATGAACTCAAATAATAAACTGCAAAAACTAAGTATTCTCATAATTGCATTTGTATGTTTCTCCTATAGCTACGCACAAAAACCAACAAATCTAATCAAGGCCCAAATAGCTTTGGGTATCAATAGCCCATCACAATCTGGCTTTGTTGAAGGTTTTCAAGCGCAATCTGTAAATTTTCCGACTGTAAATTTAGGAGTTCAATATATGTTTAAACCGCAATTGGGAGGAAAACTAGATTTTGGTTTCAATCGGTTTTCAAGTGATGACAACTCACTTGACTTTAAAACCAACTATACAAGAATCAATGCGCAATTAGTGTACGACCCAACCGTATCGATAGGCTTTTTACCGCCTCAAATTGGTTTGGTTACCCATGCTGGACCTGGTTATTCTTTTATAAAACCTTTGGGCGAATTTGGTAATAATAAAACCTCCTACTTAAATCTAATGGCAGGTTTAGAAGTCCATTATGCGCTTAGCCAATACATGTCACTCTATACAGATGTCTCATATATTGCAGGTTTTGGTAGCGATTTTGATACAATTACAGATGGCTTTGGCTCGTTTAACGGTAATCTTTTGACCATTACCTTCGGAATCACATTTTCACTAAGCGGTTGCCAATATTGTTAA
- a CDS encoding cyclase family protein, translating to MLATIQYNSRKLQLDLKKPLDISIPMRATKSNVNAWYIDGPKIEPEKFDNDIISVAKGASVNFNTITYNPHAHGTHTECVGHITEKVHSINKNLKQFFFLAEVVTVAPERLMKDTVISKKQLQFALGNKKRDAIVIRTIPNMTEKKSRQYSNTNWTYLQEDAVQYLVDKGIKHLLIDLPSIDREEDGGELKAHKAFWNFNGKLRKEATITELIYVSNTIEDGEYFLNLQIAPFENDATPSKPILYKIID from the coding sequence ATGCTAGCAACAATACAATACAACTCTAGAAAATTACAATTAGATTTAAAGAAACCGCTAGATATTTCTATACCAATGCGAGCAACAAAATCTAATGTTAACGCCTGGTATATTGATGGGCCAAAAATTGAACCCGAAAAATTTGATAATGATATCATAAGTGTTGCAAAAGGAGCATCGGTCAACTTTAACACGATAACCTACAACCCACATGCGCATGGCACGCACACTGAATGTGTTGGACATATTACCGAAAAAGTACACTCGATAAATAAAAACCTAAAACAGTTTTTCTTTTTGGCAGAGGTGGTTACTGTCGCTCCAGAGCGTTTAATGAAAGATACCGTTATCTCTAAAAAACAACTGCAATTTGCGTTGGGAAACAAAAAAAGAGATGCCATAGTGATACGAACAATCCCAAACATGACCGAAAAAAAATCACGTCAGTATTCTAATACCAATTGGACTTATTTACAAGAAGACGCAGTTCAATATTTAGTGGATAAAGGTATCAAGCATTTATTAATAGATTTGCCAAGTATAGATCGCGAAGAAGATGGAGGTGAGCTCAAAGCTCATAAAGCATTTTGGAATTTTAATGGTAAATTAAGAAAAGAAGCTACCATAACAGAACTAATTTATGTGTCAAATACTATTGAGGATGGTGAATATTTTTTAAATCTTCAAATTGCTCCTTTTGAAAATGATGCCACACCAAGCAAACCTATTTTATATAAAATTATAGATTAA
- a CDS encoding response regulator codes for MKNILKVLLIEDDAIEVMKLNRAISSLQLKHQIVEANNGEEALEILKNKQIIPDIILLDLNMPKINGIEFLATLKKDEVLKYIPTIILTTSNNQKDLLECYKIGVAGYVLKPLKYEDYVSKIENLLSYWSINELIKI; via the coding sequence ATGAAAAATATATTAAAAGTACTTTTAATAGAAGATGACGCTATTGAAGTGATGAAATTAAATAGAGCTATTAGCTCATTACAACTTAAGCATCAAATTGTTGAAGCCAATAATGGAGAAGAAGCGCTTGAAATTTTAAAAAATAAACAAATAATACCTGATATTATTTTATTAGATTTAAACATGCCAAAAATAAATGGCATTGAATTTTTAGCTACTTTAAAAAAAGACGAGGTTCTCAAATATATCCCAACAATTATTTTAACCACATCCAATAATCAAAAAGATTTGTTAGAATGTTATAAAATTGGCGTTGCTGGCTACGTTTTAAAACCTTTAAAATATGAAGATTACGTCTCTAAAATCGAGAATTTACTCTCGTATTGGAGCATAAATGAATTGATTAAAATATAA
- the hemW gene encoding radical SAM family heme chaperone HemW — protein sequence MSGIYIHIPFCKQACHYCDFHFSTSLKKKDELINALAKELFLRKAEFQNTTVETIYFGGGTPSVLSIDELQFLIDSVYKHYNVSEAPEITLEANPDDLIQAQQVSKHNSNTSSIFENYKKIGINRLSIGIQSFFETDLKLMNRAHNAEEAKQCLEEATQYFNNISLDLIYGIPGLSNEKWKENIEIALSYGIPHISSYALTVEPKTALERFIKKGIIDDVDDDLAHEQFHILIATLENHDFVHYELSNFGKAGFFSRNNSAYWQGKPYLGIGPSAHSFCGNERSWNIRNNSKYIASIEDGKLPKETEKLTQTDKYNEYVMTGLRTIWGVSLQKVEADFGLQFKKYLLEQSQTFINKQLLYIEDEKLKVTKSGKFLSDGIASSLFKLNL from the coding sequence ATGTCTGGCATCTATATCCACATCCCATTCTGCAAACAAGCCTGCCATTATTGCGACTTTCACTTTTCGACCTCGTTAAAAAAGAAAGATGAACTCATCAATGCATTAGCAAAAGAATTGTTTCTTCGGAAAGCAGAATTTCAAAACACTACCGTAGAAACCATCTATTTTGGAGGTGGCACACCTTCCGTTTTGTCAATAGACGAATTACAATTTTTAATAGACAGCGTTTACAAGCATTATAACGTTTCCGAAGCACCCGAAATCACCCTTGAGGCAAATCCCGATGATCTCATTCAAGCGCAACAGGTATCAAAACATAATTCAAATACATCTTCAATTTTTGAGAACTATAAAAAAATCGGTATCAATAGACTTTCAATTGGGATTCAATCTTTTTTTGAAACCGATTTAAAACTCATGAATCGCGCTCACAATGCAGAAGAAGCTAAACAATGTCTGGAAGAAGCGACTCAGTATTTTAATAATATTTCTTTAGATTTAATCTACGGAATTCCTGGTTTGAGCAATGAAAAATGGAAAGAAAATATCGAGATAGCACTCAGCTACGGGATTCCCCATATTTCAAGTTATGCGCTTACTGTTGAGCCAAAAACCGCTTTAGAACGTTTTATAAAAAAAGGTATCATTGATGATGTTGATGATGATTTGGCGCATGAGCAATTTCATATTTTGATCGCGACTTTAGAGAACCATGATTTTGTGCATTATGAGTTGTCTAATTTTGGTAAAGCGGGATTTTTCAGTAGAAATAATTCGGCATATTGGCAAGGCAAACCTTATTTGGGCATTGGACCTTCTGCACATTCTTTCTGCGGAAATGAGCGTAGCTGGAACATTCGTAATAATTCAAAATATATAGCCTCTATTGAGGATGGCAAACTTCCGAAGGAAACAGAAAAATTAACACAAACAGATAAGTACAACGAGTACGTCATGACTGGTTTGCGAACGATTTGGGGAGTGTCGTTGCAAAAAGTCGAAGCAGATTTTGGATTGCAGTTCAAAAAATACCTTTTAGAGCAATCACAGACCTTCATAAATAAACAATTATTGTATATTGAAGATGAAAAGCTGAAAGTCACCAAAAGCGGAAAATTTTTAAGTGACGGTATTGCTTCAAGCCTATTCAAACTCAATTTATAA
- a CDS encoding lysylphosphatidylglycerol synthase domain-containing protein encodes MNFGGLPYKTKQFFFVLIKLSIVVGAFYFIYYKLTTNENLNFEDFIQNLNENRFFSIKTISFLVFLSIFNWFFEILKWKTLVKYIKLISFKNALEQSLASLTASLITPNRIGEYGAKAIYYDKASRKKIMLLNLVGNMTQMTVTVLFGCIGLFAMQTIYDLNISYFKFLNIVIIGCIVLGLVVLGLYRNRLKIKGFSVEKLKSFFKNLPLKIQFLAFAFSIARYLIFSFQFYVILTIFGVSLGYIDAMIVITSIYLLASVIPSIFIFDVVIKGSVAVYLFSIVGVGVNEFTILSCISIMWILNFVLPSMIGSYYVLNFKLQKTNT; translated from the coding sequence ATGAATTTTGGAGGTCTTCCTTACAAAACTAAACAATTCTTTTTTGTACTTATTAAATTAAGTATTGTTGTTGGTGCTTTTTATTTTATCTACTATAAATTAACAACCAATGAGAATTTAAATTTTGAGGATTTTATTCAAAATCTAAATGAAAATCGTTTTTTTTCGATCAAAACCATCAGTTTTTTAGTCTTTTTGAGCATTTTTAATTGGTTTTTTGAAATCCTAAAATGGAAAACATTAGTGAAGTATATTAAACTTATTTCATTTAAAAATGCGCTTGAACAATCTTTGGCATCATTGACCGCTTCTTTAATTACACCAAACCGTATTGGAGAATATGGCGCAAAAGCCATCTATTATGATAAAGCATCCCGAAAGAAGATCATGCTGCTCAACCTGGTTGGCAATATGACGCAAATGACCGTAACGGTTCTATTTGGTTGTATTGGTTTGTTTGCGATGCAAACTATTTATGATTTGAATATTAGCTACTTTAAATTTTTGAATATAGTAATAATTGGCTGTATTGTTTTGGGATTGGTTGTTTTAGGCCTTTATAGAAATAGGTTGAAGATTAAAGGATTTTCCGTAGAAAAATTGAAAAGTTTTTTTAAAAATTTGCCTCTTAAAATTCAATTTTTAGCCTTTGCTTTTTCTATTGCCAGGTATTTGATTTTCTCATTTCAGTTTTATGTGATCTTAACTATTTTTGGAGTTTCATTGGGTTATATAGATGCTATGATAGTTATTACTTCAATCTATTTGCTGGCTTCGGTCATTCCCTCGATATTCATTTTTGATGTTGTTATTAAAGGAAGTGTCGCAGTATATTTATTCTCTATTGTTGGTGTTGGCGTTAATGAATTTACTATACTTAGTTGTATTAGTATCATGTGGATTCTTAATTTTGTGCTTCCTAGTATGATTGGGAGCTATTACGTGCTTAACTTTAAACTTCAAAAAACCAACACTTAA
- a CDS encoding PAS domain S-box protein, whose protein sequence is MGQEQLDVLKRALQREKAARKAAEKILEEKSRQLYTTSQKLGELLDEKSAQLQGVFENIVDAYVIMDLNGDVLKLNEAAVKLFGYNVEEEALNVVSLIYKEDYQYAMESYSELNSKGFFKDYEARVYTKSGEVKWVHINASIIYNKYKTAIAAQGIVRDITKQKLSDEQLVKSESRLSTLILNLDSGVLLEDEDRKIVLTNKKFCELLQIPVDPEFLKGQDCSNAAEQSKGLFENEEEFVKRIDTILKNKKVVLSDELTMKNGIILERDFVPIIKDDIYRGHLWAYRDITLKRTYRKSLEAQKQKYSSIIANMNLGLVEVNNDDEILMINQSFAEMSGYSEEELIGEKGGEIFQKDNDVDIIDIENKKRQEGESNSYELKVKNKAGETRYWLISGAPNYDFAGNVVGSIGIHLDITDFKSLELQKEKLLLKLEKSNNELHEYAHVVSHDLKSPLRSIDALVSWLKEDNKGKFDEVSLQNLAHIETTLEKMEQLITDVLNYSSVGSDDNEKSEVDTNELVQDLIQILYVPDHIDINILNPLPVLNCDKTKIQQVFQNLISNAVKFIDKDQGLIEIDVVDKIQYYQFSIKDNGIGIEEKFHNKIFKIFHALNKSKDSTGIGLSIVKKIIDLHEGDIWLESTPNVSTTFYFTLKKQS, encoded by the coding sequence ATGGGTCAAGAGCAGTTAGATGTACTAAAGCGAGCACTACAACGAGAGAAAGCAGCTAGAAAAGCTGCTGAAAAAATTCTTGAGGAGAAATCAAGACAGCTTTATACGACCTCACAAAAACTTGGTGAACTTTTAGACGAGAAATCTGCACAATTACAAGGCGTTTTCGAGAATATCGTTGATGCTTATGTGATTATGGATTTAAATGGAGATGTTTTAAAGTTGAACGAAGCAGCTGTAAAACTCTTTGGGTACAATGTAGAAGAAGAAGCATTAAATGTTGTTAGTCTAATCTATAAAGAGGATTATCAATATGCCATGGAGTCCTACTCCGAGTTAAACTCAAAAGGTTTTTTTAAAGATTATGAAGCCCGAGTCTATACCAAATCTGGTGAGGTAAAATGGGTTCATATCAATGCAAGTATTATTTACAACAAGTATAAAACAGCAATTGCAGCTCAGGGGATTGTTCGGGATATTACAAAACAAAAATTATCAGACGAGCAACTTGTAAAATCTGAAAGTAGATTATCCACACTTATCTTAAATTTAGATAGTGGTGTTTTACTGGAAGATGAAGATCGCAAAATAGTATTAACCAATAAGAAATTTTGTGAACTACTTCAAATTCCTGTTGATCCAGAATTTTTAAAAGGACAAGATTGCTCTAATGCAGCAGAGCAGAGTAAAGGTTTATTTGAAAATGAGGAAGAATTCGTCAAAAGGATTGACACTATTTTAAAAAATAAAAAGGTGGTACTCAGCGATGAGTTAACCATGAAAAACGGAATAATTTTGGAGCGTGACTTTGTACCTATTATTAAAGATGATATATACAGAGGCCATCTTTGGGCATATAGAGATATTACATTAAAGAGAACATATCGCAAAAGTCTGGAAGCTCAAAAACAAAAATATAGCAGCATCATAGCCAACATGAATCTTGGTTTGGTAGAGGTTAATAATGATGATGAAATATTGATGATTAATCAAAGTTTTGCTGAAATGTCTGGGTATTCTGAAGAGGAGCTTATTGGTGAAAAAGGAGGTGAAATATTTCAAAAAGACAATGATGTTGATATTATTGATATTGAAAACAAAAAGCGTCAAGAAGGTGAATCCAACTCCTATGAACTCAAAGTTAAAAACAAAGCTGGTGAAACAAGATATTGGCTCATAAGTGGTGCTCCAAATTATGATTTTGCTGGAAACGTGGTTGGATCTATTGGTATTCATTTAGATATAACAGACTTTAAAAGTCTTGAACTGCAAAAAGAGAAATTATTGCTCAAACTAGAAAAGAGTAATAATGAATTGCATGAATACGCTCATGTCGTATCTCATGATCTAAAATCACCATTACGAAGTATAGATGCCTTGGTAAGTTGGTTAAAAGAGGATAATAAAGGCAAGTTTGATGAGGTAAGCCTTCAAAACTTAGCTCATATAGAGACGACTCTTGAAAAAATGGAACAGTTAATTACAGATGTTCTAAATTACTCAAGTGTAGGTTCCGATGATAATGAAAAAAGTGAAGTTGATACCAATGAACTTGTTCAGGATTTAATACAAATTCTATATGTCCCAGATCATATAGACATTAATATCTTAAATCCATTACCGGTTTTAAATTGTGATAAAACAAAAATTCAGCAAGTATTTCAAAATTTAATAAGTAATGCTGTGAAGTTTATTGACAAAGATCAAGGTCTTATAGAAATTGATGTAGTAGATAAAATACAATACTATCAATTTTCAATAAAGGACAATGGCATTGGCATTGAAGAAAAATTCCATAACAAAATCTTTAAAATATTTCATGCTTTAAATAAAAGTAAAGATTCCACAGGGATAGGTTTGTCGATAGTGAAAAAAATAATTGATTTACATGAAGGAGATATCTGGTTAGAAAGCACACCTAATGTTAGCACGACCTTTTACTTTACATTAAAAAAACAGTCATGA
- a CDS encoding heme NO-binding domain-containing protein: protein MKGIVFTEFLELVEDKFGLEMVDDIISSSNLESEGIYTSVGTYSFSEMLQLLQHLSKRTNISIDNLLLVYGEHFFNVIENSYPGLLATYKDPIEMISSIENHIHVEVRKIYPDAELPTFKVIEKKENALIMDYKSSRAMHHFGLGLMNKTFEHFNSTAVIELEKIKDDGTEVRFIINKN, encoded by the coding sequence ATGAAAGGAATTGTTTTTACAGAGTTTTTAGAACTCGTTGAAGATAAATTTGGATTAGAGATGGTAGATGATATTATTTCGAGCTCAAACCTAGAGTCAGAAGGGATTTATACTTCGGTAGGGACGTATAGTTTTTCTGAAATGTTACAATTATTACAGCATCTCAGTAAGAGGACAAATATTTCCATCGATAATTTATTACTCGTTTATGGTGAACATTTTTTCAATGTGATTGAAAACAGTTACCCTGGTCTTTTGGCTACTTATAAAGACCCTATTGAAATGATTTCATCTATTGAAAACCATATCCATGTTGAAGTAAGAAAAATTTATCCAGATGCAGAATTGCCTACATTTAAGGTTATAGAGAAAAAGGAAAACGCTCTTATAATGGATTATAAATCAAGTAGGGCTATGCACCATTTTGGACTTGGCTTAATGAACAAAACATTTGAGCATTTTAATTCTACAGCAGTAATAGAATTAGAGAAAATCAAAGATGATGGCACAGAAGTACGATTTATTATAAATAAAAACTAA
- a CDS encoding glycosyltransferase family 2 protein, which translates to MLVILFIIVVSYVLLIGSLIYGFDKVPLIQLQDLAPKTKFSIVIPFRNEASNLPILLSSISKLTYPKSKFEIIFVDDESGDLSAEIITRYIEKHKDFDVKIINNERISQSPKKDAITLAIKNSKNDWIVTTDADCVLPKFWLDTFDDLIQNQKPNMLIAPVTYTTIDSFFRRFQLLDFLSLQGATIGSFGIKKPILCNGANMAYKKSVFESAKGFEGNSNIASGDDIFLLEKFLKIDRNSVYYVKNTHSIVTTSAEENFTSLKSQRVRWASKTTRYKSAFAKLTGILVLLMNALLIGLPLLFALGVISLKPVIYTISIKFLIDFLLIFKASRFFNQEQYLSSYFFSFLLYPFFSVYIVFISMFKNYKWKDRTYKK; encoded by the coding sequence ATGCTTGTTATTTTATTTATAATCGTTGTTTCGTACGTGCTGCTAATAGGAAGTCTTATCTACGGTTTTGATAAAGTGCCACTAATACAATTACAGGATTTAGCTCCCAAAACAAAATTTTCAATCGTTATTCCTTTTAGAAATGAAGCATCTAATTTACCGATTTTGCTGTCTTCAATTTCTAAATTAACCTACCCAAAATCTAAATTTGAGATCATTTTTGTTGATGATGAGTCTGGTGATCTTTCCGCAGAAATTATTACAAGATATATTGAAAAACATAAAGATTTTGACGTCAAAATAATCAACAATGAAAGGATAAGCCAATCGCCAAAAAAAGATGCCATTACTCTAGCCATAAAAAACTCAAAAAACGATTGGATCGTCACCACAGATGCTGACTGTGTACTCCCCAAATTTTGGCTGGATACGTTTGATGATTTAATTCAAAATCAAAAACCCAATATGTTAATTGCACCAGTAACCTATACTACTATTGATTCATTTTTTAGGCGATTTCAATTGTTAGATTTTTTGAGTTTGCAAGGTGCAACTATTGGTAGTTTTGGCATAAAAAAACCAATACTTTGTAATGGTGCAAATATGGCTTATAAAAAATCTGTTTTTGAGAGTGCAAAAGGCTTTGAAGGCAACTCTAATATTGCTAGTGGTGATGATATTTTTCTGTTAGAAAAATTCTTAAAAATCGATCGCAATAGTGTTTATTATGTGAAAAATACGCACAGTATTGTGACCACCTCAGCAGAAGAAAATTTCACGAGCTTAAAGTCCCAACGCGTGAGATGGGCTTCAAAAACAACACGTTATAAAAGTGCATTTGCAAAACTAACGGGTATTTTAGTACTTCTCATGAATGCGCTATTAATAGGTTTACCATTACTTTTTGCGCTAGGCGTCATTTCTCTAAAACCGGTGATTTATACAATTTCTATTAAGTTTTTAATTGACTTTTTACTCATCTTTAAAGCCTCACGGTTTTTCAATCAAGAGCAGTATTTATCGTCCTATTTTTTTTCATTTTTGTTGTATCCTTTTTTTAGTGTATATATAGTATTCATTTCTATGTTTAAAAATTACAAATGGAAAGACAGAACTTACAAGAAATAA
- the ruvC gene encoding crossover junction endodeoxyribonuclease RuvC gives MSNEKIILGIDPGTTIMGFGLIKVVGKKMEFLQLNELDLKKYSDHYLKLKLIFERTVELIDTHHPDEIAIEAPFFGKNVQSMLKLGRAQGVAMAAGLSREVPITEYAPKKIKMAITGSGTASKEQVAKMLQSLLGLKSLPKNLDSMDGLAAAVCHFYNQGRIEIGKSYTGWSAFVKQNEDRVKK, from the coding sequence ATGAGCAACGAAAAAATCATATTAGGGATTGACCCAGGCACGACGATTATGGGTTTCGGACTCATAAAAGTGGTTGGGAAAAAGATGGAATTCTTGCAACTTAATGAGCTCGATTTAAAAAAATACTCCGATCATTACTTAAAGCTAAAGCTCATTTTTGAACGTACCGTTGAGCTCATAGACACGCACCATCCAGATGAAATTGCAATTGAAGCACCTTTCTTCGGAAAAAATGTACAAAGTATGCTCAAATTAGGAAGAGCGCAAGGTGTCGCTATGGCAGCAGGATTGTCGAGAGAAGTCCCAATCACAGAGTATGCGCCAAAAAAAATAAAAATGGCAATTACAGGTAGCGGTACAGCAAGTAAAGAGCAAGTTGCCAAAATGCTTCAAAGTTTGTTAGGCTTAAAAAGCTTACCTAAAAATCTGGATTCAATGGATGGTCTCGCAGCAGCTGTTTGTCATTTCTACAACCAAGGTCGCATAGAAATTGGTAAAAGTTATACAGGCTGGAGTGCTTTTGTAAAACAGAATGAAGATCGAGTTAAAAAATAG
- a CDS encoding tetratricopeptide repeat protein produces the protein MRANLIGICTLFFFISEAQQPILQKADSLYNNGNYSKAIDVYKIYDNQAEVHDQIAKAYVAIGNYESALDYYKLAAEAQPNNGLILYEYARLLSKTKKFEASIDVFNKLMNIDYRNPNYHYEMGLALERMGDSTAINRFRSAYDLDDTHQKAIYQVAKYYLKKGNHKLVDQYTEKGLESYKDNIELISLKAQSYYHREYYKQSRYWFEKLVELGETSEFIHEKLSIIYDAFSEYELAIEQRKKILELNPYDSNSMLLIGKYYESLKDYVNSEKYIRQALKLKDVPLDYEYQLLGSVLNRQDKSKEAIEAFQKSIKENPENIMSEFFIISTKDKYYADLDIKIKMYEDFRDKYPGTFYSKFAAQRISELKEEKFLKAKD, from the coding sequence ATGAGAGCAAATTTAATAGGCATCTGTACGTTATTCTTTTTTATTTCTGAAGCTCAGCAACCCATATTGCAAAAAGCAGACAGTTTATACAACAATGGTAATTACAGCAAAGCTATTGATGTCTATAAAATCTATGATAATCAGGCTGAAGTTCATGATCAAATAGCAAAAGCTTACGTCGCAATTGGTAATTATGAAAGCGCTTTAGATTATTATAAACTAGCTGCTGAGGCTCAACCAAACAACGGATTGATTTTATATGAATACGCAAGATTGCTCTCAAAAACCAAAAAGTTTGAAGCGTCGATAGACGTGTTTAATAAGTTGATGAACATCGATTACCGTAATCCTAATTACCATTACGAAATGGGATTGGCGCTCGAGCGTATGGGAGATTCTACAGCAATAAATAGGTTTCGTTCTGCTTACGATCTTGATGACACGCACCAAAAAGCGATCTATCAAGTGGCAAAATATTATTTAAAGAAAGGCAATCATAAACTTGTAGATCAATATACAGAAAAAGGACTGGAGAGTTACAAGGATAACATTGAACTTATTAGCCTAAAAGCGCAAAGCTATTACCACAGAGAATATTACAAACAATCGCGTTATTGGTTTGAGAAATTAGTGGAGTTGGGAGAAACTTCAGAATTTATTCACGAAAAACTAAGCATAATCTATGATGCTTTTTCAGAATATGAACTCGCCATAGAACAACGTAAAAAAATATTGGAACTCAATCCTTACGACTCAAATTCAATGCTTTTGATTGGTAAATATTATGAAAGCCTAAAGGATTATGTTAATTCAGAAAAGTACATTAGACAAGCACTTAAATTAAAAGATGTGCCTCTAGATTACGAATACCAACTGCTTGGTAGTGTTTTGAACAGACAAGATAAAAGCAAGGAAGCCATTGAGGCATTTCAAAAATCAATAAAGGAAAATCCCGAAAATATAATGTCAGAATTCTTCATCATTTCTACAAAAGACAAGTACTATGCAGATCTAGACATTAAGATTAAAATGTATGAAGATTTTAGAGATAAATATCCAGGAACCTTTTATTCCAAGTTTGCAGCCCAGAGAATTTCAGAATTAAAAGAAGAGAAATTTTTAAAGGCCAAAGACTAA
- a CDS encoding DUF4230 domain-containing protein encodes MEIFFTIILSILVTLVVVTIYKQVKIKKRTNSQSVILLDKIKRVCKFITVEGDFAEIYHYEDVKERFLKLVISKKKALVVINAKAHVGFDLSKIQMDSNVKTKTVSLHHFPQPEVLSIETDLNYYDKKDGMFNRFEASDLTELHNEAKLHIMNKVPESGLYDIAKKEALDSVLLIESIVETIGWKLDYSALKIEDTSPKKIK; translated from the coding sequence ATGGAAATATTTTTTACAATCATCTTAAGCATATTGGTCACATTGGTTGTAGTGACGATTTACAAACAGGTCAAAATCAAGAAAAGAACAAACTCACAATCTGTAATTTTATTGGATAAGATAAAAAGGGTATGTAAATTCATAACCGTAGAAGGTGATTTTGCAGAAATCTATCATTATGAAGACGTGAAAGAACGATTCTTAAAACTCGTCATTAGTAAGAAAAAAGCACTCGTAGTTATCAATGCGAAAGCCCATGTTGGCTTTGATCTGTCAAAAATTCAAATGGATTCTAATGTGAAAACAAAAACGGTAAGCTTACATCATTTCCCGCAACCAGAAGTGTTGAGCATAGAAACCGATTTAAATTATTATGACAAAAAAGATGGGATGTTCAACAGGTTTGAAGCATCAGATTTGACAGAGCTTCATAATGAGGCAAAACTTCATATCATGAATAAAGTTCCAGAGAGCGGACTTTATGACATTGCGAAAAAAGAAGCTCTGGATTCTGTTTTGCTCATTGAGAGTATTGTCGAGACCATAGGTTGGAAATTAGATTATTCAGCATTAAAAATCGAAGACACTTCACCCAAAAAAATAAAATGA